One Leucobacter muris DNA segment encodes these proteins:
- a CDS encoding PucR family transcriptional regulator: MDRTKEQELAWLRTITGELSTRTITRLDETLPWYGKMPPSRRSSVGLVAQTGISSFIQWYEDPSSTPWIASDVFGAAPRELLRSISLQETLQLIRVVVSVVEERVAPRSEALREAVLHYSRDVAFAAADVYARAAEARGLWDARLEALVVDSILTGESDDELPSRIAALGWHGDGEAAVLVGTAERVVDVDQLRRSARHAGADALIGLQGTRLVLVLGRLDAQQHAAAPADPPLSFLEIAGKLADGFSDGPLVLGPTVENLVDASRSARAALAGVAVARSWRNAPRPVAADDLLPERALAGDGLARRTLIEQIYEPLAAHSGELLETLWCYLDNGRSLEATARELFVHPNTVRYRLKKVSEVIGWNATGAREALILQSALIAGSIARHGRRAAPSGK, from the coding sequence ATGGATCGCACGAAAGAGCAGGAGCTGGCCTGGCTGCGCACGATCACGGGTGAGCTGTCGACGCGCACCATCACCCGGCTCGACGAGACGCTGCCCTGGTACGGCAAGATGCCGCCCAGCCGGCGCTCGTCGGTCGGGCTGGTCGCGCAGACCGGCATCAGCTCATTCATCCAGTGGTACGAGGATCCGAGCTCGACGCCGTGGATCGCCTCCGACGTCTTCGGGGCGGCGCCCCGCGAACTGCTGCGCTCGATCAGCCTGCAGGAGACCCTGCAGCTGATCCGCGTGGTGGTGTCGGTGGTCGAGGAGCGCGTCGCCCCGCGCAGCGAGGCGCTGCGGGAGGCGGTGCTGCACTACTCGCGCGACGTCGCCTTCGCGGCAGCCGATGTGTACGCCAGGGCGGCCGAGGCGCGCGGCCTGTGGGATGCGCGCCTCGAGGCACTGGTCGTCGACTCGATCCTCACCGGTGAGAGCGACGACGAGCTGCCGAGCCGCATCGCGGCCCTCGGCTGGCACGGCGACGGCGAAGCCGCGGTGCTCGTGGGCACCGCCGAGCGCGTCGTCGACGTGGATCAGCTGCGCCGGTCGGCGAGGCACGCGGGCGCCGACGCGCTGATCGGTCTGCAGGGCACCCGCCTCGTGCTCGTGCTGGGACGGCTCGATGCGCAGCAGCACGCCGCGGCTCCCGCCGATCCGCCGCTCAGCTTCCTCGAGATCGCCGGGAAGCTGGCCGACGGTTTCTCGGACGGCCCGCTGGTGCTCGGCCCCACCGTCGAGAACCTCGTCGACGCCTCCCGCAGCGCCCGCGCGGCGCTCGCGGGCGTCGCCGTGGCGCGCTCCTGGCGCAACGCGCCGCGCCCTGTGGCGGCCGACGATCTCCTGCCGGAGCGTGCGCTCGCGGGCGACGGGCTCGCCCGGCGCACCCTCATCGAGCAGATCTACGAGCCGCTTGCGGCGCACTCGGGCGAGCTGCTCGAAACGCTGTGGTGCTACCTCGACAACGGCCGCTCGCTCGAGGCGACCGCGCGTGAGCTGTTCGTGCACCCGAACACCGTGCGCTACCGGTTGAAGAAGGTCTCCGAGGTGATCGGCTGGAATGCGACGGGCGCGCGCGAGGCCCTGATCCTGCAGTCGGCGCTCATCGCGGGCTCGATCGCGCGCCATGGACGGCGCGCAGCGCCGTCTGGAAAGTAG
- a CDS encoding glutathione peroxidase, whose translation MDGLREVPLTTIDGERTSLAEYADRAVLIVNVASRCGLTPQYAKLEELQRRYADRGLTVLGFPCNQFLGQEPGSADDIKTFCSTSYGVTFPLMEKVCVNGRRKHPLYALLHEVPDAEGKGGRVKWNFEKFLVAPDATVHRFRPAVEPDDPEVIAAIEAALPA comes from the coding sequence ATGGACGGGTTGCGCGAGGTACCGCTGACGACGATCGACGGCGAGCGGACCTCGCTCGCGGAGTACGCGGATCGCGCGGTGCTGATCGTCAACGTCGCGTCGCGCTGCGGGCTCACCCCGCAGTACGCCAAGCTGGAGGAACTGCAGCGGCGCTACGCGGACCGGGGGCTCACGGTGCTGGGCTTCCCCTGCAATCAGTTCCTCGGGCAGGAGCCGGGCAGCGCCGACGACATCAAGACGTTCTGCTCGACGAGCTACGGCGTCACCTTCCCGCTCATGGAGAAGGTGTGCGTGAACGGCCGCCGCAAGCACCCCCTCTACGCGCTGCTGCACGAGGTGCCCGACGCGGAGGGCAAGGGCGGCCGGGTCAAGTGGAACTTCGAGAAGTTCCTCGTCGCCCCCGACGCGACGGTGCACCGGTTCCGGCCGGCGGTCGAGCCCGACGATCCCGAGGTGATCGCGGCGATCGAGGCCGCCCTGCCCGCGTAG
- a CDS encoding flavin reductase family protein — protein sequence MTTDPQTEHIGAEALKRAFREHPTGVALITAQTPEGPVGLTASSVASVGIDPAALSFSVTRATGSAGGILGAETYLVHLLDARHAEIAAAFAVSGSERFTPEQGWSMLPTGEPHLPHTRVALRCRTLHSLGVGASVIVVAEVLDAVFGEPADPMVYLDRAFRTLAPVV from the coding sequence ATGACCACCGATCCGCAGACCGAGCACATCGGAGCCGAGGCGCTGAAGCGCGCGTTCAGGGAGCACCCCACCGGGGTGGCGCTCATCACGGCGCAGACGCCCGAGGGCCCGGTGGGCCTCACGGCGTCGAGCGTCGCCTCGGTCGGGATCGATCCCGCAGCCCTCTCGTTCTCGGTCACGCGGGCCACCGGCAGCGCCGGCGGCATCCTCGGCGCCGAGACCTACCTCGTGCACCTGCTCGACGCGAGGCACGCCGAGATCGCGGCGGCCTTCGCCGTCTCGGGATCCGAGCGCTTCACGCCCGAGCAGGGCTGGTCGATGCTTCCCACCGGCGAGCCGCACCTGCCCCACACGCGCGTCGCGCTGCGGTGCCGCACCCTGCACTCGCTCGGAGTGGGCGCCTCGGTGATCGTGGTCGCCGAAGTGCTCGACGCGGTGTTCGGCGAGCCAGCCGACCCCATGGTCTACCTCGACCGGGCGTTCCGCACGCTCGCACCGGTGGTGTAG
- a CDS encoding glutamine amidotransferase: MKPFLLITTRGEDDVAADEHAAYCRLTGLLPEELAWRRIDRAPLGPIDFGCYSGIILAGSPFTVSEPVERKSQTELRVERELAQLLDEVVRADFPFLGVCYGIGTIGAHQGARVDRTYGETSQAVRISLTSAGVLDPLFYQLPGEFDAFVGHKEAVSEAPPSITVLASSPTCPVQAFRVGRNVYATQFHPELDTASFTSRVRAYADHGYFHPTEVDAIIERVERADVRASHMVLGRFVEEYLDSRPAAAAADGAVRDAAARTGSAGSRSADAARPASATTTAA, from the coding sequence ATGAAACCGTTCCTGCTCATCACGACCCGGGGCGAAGACGACGTCGCGGCCGATGAGCATGCGGCGTACTGTCGACTGACGGGGCTGCTGCCCGAGGAGCTCGCGTGGCGACGCATCGACCGCGCACCGCTCGGGCCGATCGACTTCGGGTGCTATTCGGGCATCATCCTGGCCGGCAGCCCGTTCACGGTGAGCGAGCCCGTCGAGCGCAAGTCGCAGACCGAACTGCGCGTCGAGCGCGAGCTCGCCCAGCTGCTCGATGAGGTCGTGCGAGCCGACTTCCCCTTCCTCGGCGTCTGCTACGGCATCGGCACGATCGGGGCGCACCAGGGGGCGCGGGTCGACCGCACCTACGGCGAGACCTCGCAGGCGGTGCGGATCAGCCTCACGTCGGCCGGCGTGCTCGACCCGCTGTTCTATCAGCTGCCGGGCGAGTTCGACGCGTTCGTCGGGCACAAGGAGGCCGTCTCCGAGGCGCCGCCGAGCATCACGGTGCTCGCGAGCTCCCCCACCTGCCCCGTGCAGGCCTTCCGCGTGGGGCGCAACGTGTACGCGACCCAGTTCCATCCCGAGCTCGACACGGCTTCGTTCACGTCGCGGGTGCGGGCGTACGCCGATCACGGATACTTCCACCCGACCGAGGTCGACGCCATCATCGAGCGAGTCGAGCGGGCCGACGTGCGCGCCTCCCACATGGTGCTGGGCCGCTTCGTCGAGGAGTACCTCGACTCGAGGCCCGCGGCGGCGGCTGCCGACGGCGCAGTGCGCGACGCTGCCGCGAGAACGGGCAGCGCGGGCTCGCGTTCGGCGGATGCGGCTCGTCCCGCATCGGCGACGACGACGGCGGCCTGA
- a CDS encoding acyl carrier protein produces MAFSNEEVLAGLAEIINDETGIAADVVALDKSFTDDLDIDSISMMTIVVNAEEKFDVKIPDEEVKNLKTVGDAVDFINKAQA; encoded by the coding sequence ATGGCATTCAGCAACGAAGAGGTTCTCGCAGGTCTTGCCGAGATCATCAACGACGAGACGGGGATTGCGGCCGACGTCGTCGCCCTCGACAAGTCGTTCACCGACGATCTCGACATCGACTCGATCTCGATGATGACCATCGTGGTCAACGCCGAGGAGAAGTTCGACGTGAAGATCCCCGACGAGGAGGTCAAGAACCTCAAGACCGTCGGCGACGCCGTCGACTTCATCAACAAGGCCCAGGCCTAA
- a CDS encoding peroxiredoxin, giving the protein MVLEVGAQAPDFTLSDQHGEELTLSEMVADGPVALVFFPFAFSGICTGELCELRDNLSIFDDNKVRLVGISIDSVYALKAWAEQEGYEFSILSDFWPHGAVAQQYGVFVEEAGIATRATLVIGEDRRVLASFETAPGEARDFEAYREALEAIA; this is encoded by the coding sequence ATGGTGCTCGAGGTCGGCGCGCAGGCGCCCGATTTCACGCTCTCGGATCAGCACGGCGAGGAGCTGACGCTCTCGGAGATGGTGGCCGACGGCCCCGTCGCGCTCGTGTTCTTCCCCTTCGCGTTCTCCGGCATCTGCACGGGCGAGCTGTGCGAGCTGCGCGACAACCTGTCGATCTTCGACGACAACAAGGTGCGCCTCGTCGGCATCTCGATCGACTCGGTCTACGCGCTGAAGGCCTGGGCCGAGCAGGAGGGCTACGAGTTCTCGATCCTCTCCGACTTCTGGCCGCACGGCGCGGTGGCGCAGCAGTACGGCGTCTTCGTCGAGGAAGCGGGCATCGCCACCCGCGCGACGCTCGTGATCGGCGAGGATCGCCGCGTGCTCGCGTCCTTCGAGACCGCGCCCGGCGAGGCCCGCGATTTCGAGGCCTATCGCGAGGCCCTCGAAGCGATCGCCTAG
- a CDS encoding ACP S-malonyltransferase gives MIVIACPGQGSQTPGFLNEWLELPGSREFLGTASDRAGVDLIEHGTVSDADTIRDTAIAQPLIVAASLLAWRELAARTAVADAGIAGHSVGEFAAAAAAGVLSEDDALRLVGVRGRAMAEAATRARTGMAAVVGGVETDVLAKIEEHGLTPANRNGGGQIVAAGALDALSAVAADAPRGARVIALQVAGAFHTDFMSSAIPTLREAAEGVAASTPTHPLWTNADGSLVDDGDRFVDLLVSQIASPVRWDACMEGFQQAGISGLVELAPAGALTGIAKRALKGVPAVAVKTPADLDAAVALISEAASAA, from the coding sequence GTGATTGTCATCGCCTGCCCTGGACAGGGCTCACAGACCCCCGGATTTCTGAACGAGTGGCTCGAGCTGCCGGGCAGCCGCGAGTTCCTCGGCACCGCCTCCGACCGCGCGGGCGTCGACCTCATCGAGCACGGCACCGTGAGCGATGCCGACACGATCCGCGACACCGCGATCGCGCAACCGCTGATCGTGGCCGCGAGCCTGCTCGCGTGGCGCGAACTCGCAGCGCGCACCGCGGTCGCCGACGCCGGCATCGCCGGGCACTCGGTCGGCGAGTTCGCCGCCGCCGCCGCCGCGGGGGTGCTCTCCGAGGATGACGCGCTGCGGCTCGTCGGCGTGCGCGGCCGCGCGATGGCCGAGGCGGCCACTCGGGCTCGCACGGGCATGGCGGCCGTCGTGGGCGGGGTCGAGACCGACGTGCTCGCGAAGATCGAGGAGCACGGGCTCACCCCGGCCAACCGCAACGGCGGCGGGCAGATCGTCGCGGCGGGTGCCCTCGACGCGCTCTCGGCCGTCGCGGCAGACGCCCCCCGCGGCGCGCGCGTGATCGCACTGCAGGTGGCCGGCGCCTTCCACACCGACTTCATGTCCAGCGCCATCCCGACTCTGCGGGAGGCGGCTGAGGGCGTGGCCGCGTCGACGCCGACGCACCCGCTGTGGACCAATGCCGACGGTTCCCTCGTCGACGACGGCGATCGCTTCGTGGATCTGCTCGTCTCGCAGATCGCGAGCCCCGTGCGCTGGGACGCCTGCATGGAGGGCTTCCAGCAGGCTGGCATCTCGGGTCTCGTCGAGCTCGCCCCCGCCGGTGCGCTCACCGGCATCGCGAAGCGCGCGCTCAAGGGCGTGCCGGCCGTCGCCGTCAAGACGCCCGCGGATCTCGACGCCGCCGTGGCTCTCATCTCCGAGGCCGCGTCAGCAGCCTGA
- the aceE gene encoding pyruvate dehydrogenase (acetyl-transferring), homodimeric type translates to MAVNTQDPYAPDRDDMDPQETAEWRESLDAVVEERGAGRGREIMTSLLDRSRQLHLNVPQVPTTDYVNTIASTDEPDFPGNEELERRYRSWIRWNAAMTVHRAQRPGIGVGGHISTYASAASLYEVGFNHFFRGQDHPGGGDQIFVQGHASPGMYVRAFLEGRLSADQLDGFRQEKSHLGGGLPSYPHPRLLPDFWQFPTVSMGLGPINAIYQAQFNKYLTNRGIKDCSDQHVWAFLGDGEMDEVESRGQLQVAANEGLDNLTFVINCNLQRLDGPVRGNGKIIQELESFFRGAGWNVIKVIWGREWDDLLNRDTDGALLNVMNTTPDGDFQTYKAENGAFVRDHFFGKDERALKLVEEYSDDQIWGLRRGGHDYRKVFAAYKAATEHNGRPTVILAKTIKGYGLGPHFEGRNATHQMKKMTLEDLKLFRDTMHIPISDAQLEADPYLPPYYHPGEKDEAIEYIHERRRALGGYLPARRTTHTEVVLPEPKSYAIAAKGSGTQEAATTMVFVRMLKDLMRDKGFGPRFVPIIPDEARTFGMDSYFPTSKIYNPHGQNYVSVDRELLLAYKESPEGVLLHVGINEAGATAAFTAVGTSYSTQGEPMIPVYIFYSMFGFQRTGDAFWAAGDQMARGFVIGATAGRTTLTGEGLQHADGHSLALASTNPAVVAYDPAYGYEIGHIVRAGIERMYGGEHPDPNVMYYLTVYNEPLVHPAEPENVDIDGIVRGIHRVSEAAGDGHRAQILASGVAVPWAIEAQQLLAQDWGVAADVWSVTSWNELQRDGAAADEQNFRSLDGDARVPYLQQKLADAEGPFVAVSDWSRQVPEQIRPYVPGDYSVLGADGFGFSDTRAAARRYFGIDRESVVVKVLQRLAAQGRIDADVPRRAAEQYRLNDVNAGTTGGAGGEA, encoded by the coding sequence TTGGCTGTGAACACGCAGGATCCCTACGCGCCAGATCGTGACGACATGGATCCGCAGGAGACCGCCGAGTGGCGCGAATCGCTCGACGCCGTGGTCGAGGAGCGAGGCGCCGGTCGCGGTCGCGAGATCATGACGAGCCTGCTCGACCGCTCGCGTCAACTGCACCTCAACGTTCCCCAGGTGCCCACCACCGACTACGTCAACACCATCGCCTCCACCGACGAGCCCGATTTCCCCGGCAACGAGGAGCTCGAGCGCCGCTACCGCTCGTGGATCCGCTGGAACGCCGCGATGACCGTGCACCGCGCCCAGCGCCCAGGCATCGGAGTCGGCGGCCACATCTCCACATACGCCTCCGCCGCGTCGCTCTACGAGGTGGGCTTCAACCACTTCTTCCGCGGCCAGGATCACCCCGGCGGCGGCGACCAGATCTTCGTGCAGGGCCACGCCTCCCCCGGCATGTACGTCCGCGCCTTCCTCGAGGGCCGCCTGAGCGCCGACCAGCTCGACGGCTTCCGTCAGGAGAAGTCGCACCTCGGCGGCGGTCTGCCCAGCTACCCGCACCCGCGCCTGCTGCCCGACTTCTGGCAGTTCCCCACGGTGTCGATGGGCCTCGGGCCGATCAACGCCATCTACCAGGCGCAGTTCAACAAGTACCTCACCAACCGCGGCATCAAGGACTGCTCCGACCAGCACGTGTGGGCCTTCCTCGGCGACGGCGAGATGGACGAGGTCGAGAGCCGCGGCCAGCTGCAGGTCGCCGCGAACGAGGGCCTCGACAACCTCACCTTCGTGATCAACTGCAACCTGCAGCGCCTCGACGGCCCCGTGCGCGGCAACGGCAAGATCATCCAGGAGCTCGAGAGCTTCTTCCGCGGCGCCGGCTGGAACGTCATCAAGGTCATCTGGGGCCGCGAGTGGGACGACCTGCTGAACCGCGACACCGACGGCGCGCTGCTCAACGTCATGAACACGACGCCCGACGGCGACTTCCAGACCTACAAGGCCGAGAACGGCGCCTTCGTGCGCGATCACTTCTTCGGCAAGGACGAGCGGGCGCTGAAGCTCGTCGAGGAGTACAGCGACGACCAGATCTGGGGCCTGCGCCGCGGCGGCCACGACTACCGCAAGGTGTTCGCCGCCTACAAGGCCGCGACGGAGCACAACGGCCGCCCCACGGTGATCCTCGCGAAGACCATCAAGGGGTACGGCCTCGGCCCCCACTTCGAGGGCCGCAACGCGACCCACCAGATGAAGAAGATGACGCTCGAAGACCTCAAGCTCTTCCGCGACACGATGCACATCCCGATCTCCGACGCGCAGCTCGAGGCCGACCCCTACCTGCCGCCCTACTACCACCCGGGTGAGAAGGACGAGGCGATCGAGTACATCCACGAGCGCCGTCGCGCGCTCGGCGGGTACCTGCCGGCCCGCCGCACCACCCACACCGAGGTCGTGCTGCCCGAGCCCAAGAGCTACGCGATCGCGGCGAAGGGCTCCGGCACGCAGGAGGCCGCGACCACGATGGTGTTCGTGCGCATGCTCAAGGACCTCATGCGCGACAAGGGCTTCGGCCCCCGCTTCGTGCCGATCATCCCCGACGAGGCGCGCACCTTCGGCATGGACTCTTACTTCCCCACGTCGAAGATCTACAACCCGCACGGCCAGAACTACGTCTCGGTCGACCGCGAGCTGCTGCTGGCCTACAAGGAGAGCCCCGAGGGTGTGCTGCTGCACGTCGGCATCAACGAGGCCGGCGCCACCGCCGCCTTCACGGCGGTCGGCACCTCGTACTCGACGCAGGGCGAGCCGATGATCCCGGTCTACATCTTCTACTCGATGTTCGGCTTCCAGCGCACCGGTGACGCCTTCTGGGCCGCCGGCGACCAGATGGCGCGCGGCTTCGTGATCGGCGCCACCGCCGGCCGTACCACGCTCACCGGCGAGGGCCTGCAGCACGCCGACGGCCACTCGCTCGCGCTCGCGTCCACCAACCCGGCCGTCGTCGCGTACGACCCGGCCTACGGCTACGAGATCGGTCACATCGTGCGCGCCGGCATCGAGCGCATGTACGGCGGCGAGCACCCGGATCCGAACGTCATGTACTACCTCACCGTGTACAACGAGCCCCTCGTGCACCCGGCCGAGCCCGAGAACGTCGACATCGATGGCATCGTGCGCGGCATTCACCGCGTCAGCGAGGCGGCCGGCGACGGTCACCGCGCCCAGATCCTCGCCTCCGGCGTGGCCGTGCCGTGGGCGATCGAGGCGCAGCAGCTGCTCGCCCAGGACTGGGGCGTGGCCGCCGATGTCTGGAGCGTCACCAGCTGGAACGAGCTGCAGCGCGACGGCGCGGCGGCCGATGAGCAGAACTTCCGCTCGCTCGACGGTGACGCCCGCGTGCCCTACCTGCAGCAGAAGCTCGCCGACGCCGAGGGCCCTTTCGTGGCCGTCAGCGACTGGTCGCGCCAGGTGCCCGAGCAGATCCGCCCCTACGTCCCCGGCGACTACTCGGTGCTCGGAGCCGACGGTTTCGGCTTCTCCGACACCCGCGCCGCCGCGCGCCGCTACTTCGGCATCGACCGCGAGTCGGTCGTGGTGAAGGTGCTGCAGCGCCTCGCGGCGCAGGGTCGCATCGACGCCGACGTGCCGCGTCGCGCAGCCGAGCAGTACCGTCTGAACGACGTGAACGCAGGCACCACCGGCGGCGCGGGCGGCGAGGCCTGA
- a CDS encoding beta-ketoacyl-[acyl-carrier-protein] synthase family protein: MSKKIVVTGIGASSPIGGTAPESWESLLAGESGVRTLEYDWVAEYQLPVTFAGQARVKPTEVLERPIAKRLDPSSQFALVAAKEAFADAGSPEVAAERLGVDWATGIGGVWSLLDAWDTLREKGPRRVMPLTVPMLMPNAPSAAVSMHFEARAYARTVASACASSTESIVNAYEHLQAGFADVVIAGGSEAAIHPITVASFASMQALSRRNDDPATASRPYNVDRDGFVMGEGAAALVLETEEHALARGAKIYAEIAGGAVTADSYHITANDPEGRGAIRAMQTALEQAGATADEVSHINAHATSTPVGDINEYTALKAIFGDRADEIPISATKAATGHLLGGTGALEALFSVLAVQNRIAPPTINLIEQDPEIPVNVSSEPQPLGEGPQLAISNSFGFGGHNAVVAIRSVD, encoded by the coding sequence ATGAGCAAGAAGATCGTCGTCACCGGTATCGGCGCCTCCTCCCCCATCGGCGGCACGGCCCCTGAGAGCTGGGAGTCGCTCCTCGCCGGCGAGTCGGGCGTGCGCACCCTCGAGTACGACTGGGTCGCCGAGTATCAGCTGCCCGTCACCTTCGCGGGCCAGGCTCGGGTCAAGCCCACCGAGGTGCTGGAACGCCCCATCGCCAAGCGGCTCGACCCGTCGAGCCAGTTCGCGCTCGTCGCCGCCAAGGAGGCCTTCGCCGACGCAGGCAGCCCCGAGGTCGCCGCGGAACGCCTCGGCGTCGACTGGGCCACGGGCATCGGCGGCGTCTGGTCGCTGCTCGACGCCTGGGACACGCTGCGCGAGAAGGGTCCGCGCCGCGTCATGCCCCTCACCGTGCCCATGCTCATGCCGAACGCCCCCTCGGCCGCGGTGTCCATGCACTTCGAGGCCCGCGCCTATGCGCGCACGGTGGCCTCCGCCTGCGCCTCGAGCACCGAGTCGATCGTCAACGCCTACGAGCACCTGCAGGCGGGGTTCGCGGACGTCGTGATCGCCGGCGGATCCGAGGCTGCGATCCACCCCATCACCGTCGCGTCGTTCGCCTCCATGCAGGCGCTCTCTCGCCGCAATGACGACCCCGCGACCGCGTCGCGTCCCTACAACGTCGACCGCGACGGCTTCGTGATGGGCGAGGGCGCCGCCGCGCTCGTGCTCGAGACCGAGGAGCACGCGCTCGCCCGCGGCGCGAAGATCTACGCCGAGATCGCGGGCGGAGCGGTCACCGCCGACTCGTACCACATCACCGCGAACGATCCCGAGGGTCGCGGCGCCATCCGCGCCATGCAGACGGCCCTCGAGCAGGCCGGAGCCACCGCCGACGAGGTCTCCCACATCAACGCCCACGCCACCTCGACGCCCGTGGGCGACATCAACGAGTACACGGCGCTGAAGGCGATCTTCGGCGACCGCGCCGACGAGATCCCGATCTCGGCCACGAAGGCCGCCACGGGTCACCTGCTCGGCGGCACGGGCGCCCTCGAGGCCCTCTTCAGCGTGCTCGCCGTGCAGAACCGCATCGCACCGCCCACGATCAACCTCATCGAGCAGGATCCCGAGATCCCCGTCAACGTCTCCTCCGAGCCGCAGCCGCTCGGCGAGGGCCCGCAGCTCGCCATCTCGAACTCGTTCGGATTCGGGGGGCATAACGCCGTCGTCGCTATTCGCTCCGTCGACTGA
- a CDS encoding beta-ketoacyl-ACP synthase III, with amino-acid sequence MASLVQATGPAHTRILSIGAARGDLDVPNDDLVGPIDSSDEWIRQRTGIVQRRRASAHLGAVDLAVAAGEEAIVKSGLERSEIDGVIISTISNVAITPSMAALAAHRLGLTPAAAFDISAACAGYVYGVAQGDALVRSGLCKNVLVIGAEKLSDIVDPTDRSISFLLGDGAGAVVVGASDHAGIGPTVWGSDGEKWDTIRMTSTFEEYRSNPGEVAWPTLRQDGQTVFRWAVWEMKKVAQQTLKASGIEPGDLAAFIPHQANMRIIDEFAKQLKLPESVVIARDIEMQGNTSAASIPLAMHALREQHPELSGGLALTIGFGAGLVYGAQVVEIP; translated from the coding sequence ATGGCATCACTCGTGCAGGCCACGGGCCCCGCGCACACCCGGATCCTCTCCATCGGCGCGGCTCGCGGCGACCTCGACGTGCCCAACGACGATCTGGTCGGCCCGATCGACTCCTCCGATGAGTGGATCCGCCAGCGCACCGGGATCGTGCAGCGCCGCCGCGCGAGCGCGCACCTCGGCGCCGTCGACCTCGCGGTCGCGGCGGGCGAGGAGGCGATCGTGAAGTCGGGGCTCGAGCGCTCCGAGATCGACGGTGTGATCATCTCCACCATCTCGAACGTGGCGATCACCCCCTCGATGGCGGCGCTCGCCGCGCACCGCCTCGGCCTCACGCCCGCGGCGGCCTTCGACATCTCGGCCGCGTGCGCCGGCTACGTGTACGGCGTCGCCCAGGGTGATGCGCTCGTGCGCTCAGGCCTCTGCAAGAACGTGCTCGTGATCGGCGCCGAGAAGCTCTCGGACATCGTCGACCCGACCGACCGCAGCATCTCGTTCCTGCTCGGCGACGGCGCCGGGGCCGTGGTCGTCGGCGCCAGCGATCACGCCGGCATCGGGCCCACGGTCTGGGGGTCCGACGGCGAGAAGTGGGACACGATCCGAATGACCTCGACCTTCGAGGAATACCGCAGCAACCCGGGCGAGGTGGCCTGGCCCACACTGCGCCAGGACGGCCAGACCGTGTTCCGCTGGGCCGTCTGGGAGATGAAGAAGGTCGCGCAGCAGACCCTCAAGGCCTCCGGCATCGAGCCCGGCGATCTCGCCGCCTTCATCCCCCACCAGGCCAACATGCGCATCATCGACGAGTTCGCGAAGCAGCTCAAGCTCCCCGAGTCGGTGGTGATCGCCCGCGACATCGAGATGCAGGGCAATACCTCGGCCGCGTCGATCCCGCTCGCCATGCACGCGTTGCGCGAGCAGCACCCCGAGCTCTCGGGCGGCCTCGCGCTCACCATCGGCTTCGGCGCGGGCCTCGTCTACGGCGCGCAGGTCGTCGAGATCCCGTAG